The genomic window AGAGCTCACGGTATTTCTGCGGCGTGGCCAGGACCGTCCACTCCGCCAGGGTCAGGCCGGGGGCGTGGAGGAGGTAGGCGCACAGCAGGATGAAGCCCAGGCGCCTGGCGGTGGGACCGAAGGGCCGGATCGTCCCGTCGGGACGGAAGGTGGACAGGGCCAGGCTGTAGCCCGCGGCCAGGATGAAGCTGGGCGCCACCAGCCCGTTGAGGTAGTTGAGGCCGTCGGGGATCAGCCCCTTGTGGAGCCAGACGTTCACGCAGTGGACCTCGATCATGACGATCACGGCCCACCCCCGGATGAGGTCGAGCCAGTCGCAGCGCCTGGATGGGGTCGGATCGGAGAGGGCCTGTAGGGACATGCCTAAAGGGTGCCTTACTTGGCCCCCCGGTGCTACCAGGGGATGGGCTTGCGGTTCCTGAAAAAGCCCCCGTTCGGGCCGTCGGGAGGCAGGGTGGCGAGCCAGATCGGCGTGCCGGCCCCCTTCTCCGGCGTGAGCGTCGCACCGGGGCCGCCCATGCGCGTGGCCACCCAGCCCGGGCAGCAGGCGTTGATCTTCACGTCGCCGGTGAGGTCATGGCTGATCGAGAAGGTGAGGGCGTCCAGCGCGGCCTTGGAGACGGCGTAGGCGAAGGGGCCCGTCAGGCCCTCTCCGAACGAACCCCAGCCCGAGCTCAGGTTCACGATGCGCCCGTAGCCCCGGGCCACCATCCCCGGCAGCAGCCCCCGGATGAGCGCCAGCGGCCCGAAGACGTGCACCTCGAAGGCCTGCCGCACCACCTCCGGCGCCACCTGCAGCGCCGTACCCTCCGGGCACACGCCGGCGTTGTTCACCAGCACGTCCACCGGACCCAGGGCCGCCAGGGCCCAGGCCACCGAGGCCCCGTCGGCCAGGTCCAGGGGCAGGAAGGTGGAGCCGGGGATTCCTGCGGCGGCGGCCTCGCCCTCGGCCGCGTCCCGGCAGCCCAGCACGACCTCCAGGCCGAGGGCCGCCAGGCCCCGGGCCGTGGCGAGGCCGATGCCGCGGTTGGCCCCCGTGACCAGGGCCCGCATCAGCGCACCTTCCCCTGCCTCACCACCAGCACGTCGCAGGGCGCGTGCTTGACGACCCTCGCCGCGGTCGAACCGAACAGGAGCCGCTCGATGCCCGAATGCCCCACCTGGGCCACCACCAGCAGCGAGTCCGCGTCGGCCAGGGCCACCAGCTCCTCGGCGGGGCTGCCCCACTTCACCTCCAGGGCCGTGCCCGGGAGATCGGCCACCCACTGCCCGAGGTGGTCCTTGGCATGGGCCTCCATGGACTGCAGCCAGGCCGGGTCCGGCAGGGCGATCTGGGCCTCGGGCAGCATGGGCGCGGGCGGTTGCAGCACGTGCACCGCCACCAGGGGCGCCCCGAAGGTCCGGGCCCACGCGGAGGCCTTGCCCAGGGCGGCCCGGGAGGCATCCGAGAAATCCACTCCGACGATCACCCGATTGATCATGGGGCATCTCCTGGGAACACCTCCAACATAGTCCCGCTGTCAAGCCCGGGCCAGGGAAGTCGGGGGCCGGCCCTTGAATTAGATGTTTAAACATGTATACTAGTTCCCGGAGGTGGTCCCATGATCATCCTGAGACCCGCGAACGAACGCGGACATTTCAATTTCGGCTGGCTCGACACGCACCACAGCTTCTCCTTCGGCAACTACCAGGACCCCGCCCACGAGCAGTTCCGGGCCCTGCGGGTCCTGAACGAGGACCGGGTGGAGCCCGGCCAGGGCTTCGGCGCCCACGGGCACCGGGACATGGAGATCCTCACTTGGGTGCTCTCGGGCTCCCTGGCCCACGAGGACAGCACCGGCGGACGCCACGCGCTGCCGCCCGGCACCGCCCAGCGCATGACCGCCGGCCGAGGCATCCGCCACAGCGAATTCAACGGGTCGGACACCGAGCCGGTGCACTTCCTCCAGATCTGGGTGCTGCCGGAAAGGGCCGGCCTGGCCCCCGGCTACGAGGAGAAGGCCTTCCCCGCGGAGACGCGGCTCAACCGCTTCGCGCTCCTGGCGAGCCGGGGCGGCCGGGAGGGGTCCCTGCACTGGAACCAGGATGTCGACCTGTGGACGGCCGTGCTGGAGCCGGGCGCGAGCCTGGAACTCGCCCTGCGGCCCGGCAGGGCCGCCTGGGTGCAGGTGGCGGGCGGAAGCCTCGACCTGGACGGCGTGGCCATGGCCGCCGGGGACGGGGCCGGGGTCACCGAGGCACCCGGCCTGCGCCTCACGGGGAAGGAGCGGGCCGAGGTGCTGGTGTTCGACCTGGCTTGAAGCCTACTTGGGAAGCGCGTCGAGGTTGGATTTCACGGTGACCCTGCGGGGATCGGAAGCCATGCCCGGAATCCGGAGGAAGTCCTCGTAGCACTCCCGGGCCGTGGGCACGTCGCCGGCCAACCGCGCCAGATCGCCTCTGCGCACCAGGCCGTCGGCCGCCAGCGGCCGGATCCGGCCCATGACCGGCCCATCGACCGGGATCCTGCTCACGTTGCCAAACTTGACGTACTTCCGGTAGTGCTCCAGGGCCAGGTCCGCGTTGCCCGCCGTCTGCGCCTGGTCGCCGAGGCCGGCCCAGAGGGGCAGGGCCGCCTTGATCGCGTCTGCGAAGTGCTTCCACTCGGGGTGCTTCTCCGCCATGCCCAGGTACTTCTCGAGCCTTTCGAGGGCGCCGGCCGGATGGGACGCGACCAGGGCCAGGCCCTTGGTGAAGTGGGTGTTGGCGATGGCTTCCGCCTGGGAGATCGATCCGGTCCCGGAAGGGCCCCTGGAGGCGCCGGCGCCGCCCCCGGCCCTGGGGTTGTGGGCGGCCTGGGTCGTCCACGCGGGGTTCGGGAGCGCCTCCCGGTAGGGGAGCAGCGGCGCCGTGACCTGGACGATGGCGTCCCCGCAGGAAAGGGCCAGGTCGTCCTCGGGGGTCACGGCCAGGCCCCGCGGGGCCAGGAGGGGCGAGGCGAGGGCCTGGCCCGGCTCCGCCCCGGTGAGGTGGTTGACGCCGGGAAGGCCGGCGGCGCACTCGAAGGTCCGGGTGCCCTCCCTCAGGACCCAGACGGCCCCGTTGGCGGCGTCGGCCAGGAAGAGATTCCCCCTGGAATCGACGGCTGCGGCCTCGATCTCGGGGAACCCGCCCGCGGTCCGTCCGGCCAGGCCGGGGACGTTCGCGGCCACCCCGGGCCCGAAGGCGAAGGGCGGACCGTCCGGAATCCAGGCGGGGCCCCCGGGCGCACCTTCCCGGTAGGTGTGGATCATGCAGAGGTCCTGGTCGCGGTCGGGCAGGACGACGTGGACCCGGTTGTCCCGGCCGATGGCCAGGGACTGGGGCCCGTGGGGCAGGCCGTCGGCCACCGTCTCCATGGCGAAGGCCGGGGCGGGTCCGGTGCCGGTGATCCTGCACAGGGTGACCCGCCAGGGGCCGCCGCCGGGGTTGGCCGCCAGGTAGGCCGCGTAGGCCCCTTCGGCCAGGGGCGCCGGCGCGGCACCCGGCCTGGGGGTCGGGGCCGGCGCCGCGGGGCTGCTGCAGAACGCCACCATGGCCTGCGCGTCCGGAGGATCCAGGGGGTTCGTGCGCGCCAGGGGGCCCCTGCCCCGGGCGGCGATGTGGACCCCCGCGCCCCCGCGGACGGGGTCCAGGACGTTCAGGACGCGGCCGTTGTCGATCATCTTGATGCGGGAGCCGCCATCCTCCAGGACGAACATCCGGGCCGAACCGTCCATCGCGATTTCGGTGGGGTTCTTGAACCGGGCGCCGGCGAGGGGTTCCGGTCCCAGCTGGGCTTCCTTCACCTTGGGGCTGCCGGCGAAGGTGCCCACCGCCCCGGACGGGACGGACCCCAGCCCGCGGAGGGCCACCCGGCGGATGCAGTTGTTCCCGGCGTCCACCACGTAGGCGTCGCCGGTGGACTGTTCCACCGCGATGCCCCTGGGACCCAGGAACCGGGCCTCGTGCCCCTTGAGGTGGTCGGCCCAGGGCTTTTCCGGCGTCGGGGTCCAGGGCGCGCCCAGGGAGGTGACGCCGCCGGGAAGGCCCAGGTGGACCCGGCGGATCATGTGCTCGTCCTGGTCCGCCACCCAGAAGGTTCCCGGGGCGGCGCCCGCTGCGAGCTGCGAGGGCCGGTTGAACCGCGCCTTCAGGGGTTCCGGGTCATCCTGGAAGCCCGCGTTGACGCGCCCCCTGGCGAGGGCGCCGGCCACGGTCCCGACCTGGCCGGCGGCGACGCTCCCGGCCCCGTCGGGGACGATGGCGACGGTGCGCAGGCAGTGGTTGTCGCGGTCGGCGACGAGGAGCTCGCCGTTGGCCACCAGGAGGCCGGCGGGGTTCCGGAACCTGGCTCCGGACTCGAGGCTGGAGCCGGGGCCGTCCTCGTAGCCGGACTTGATCCGGCCGGCGAAGGGCTTCAGCGTCCACAAAGCGTTGACGGGGTCGTCCCGGTCCGAGGCGAGCACCTGGATCACCCCGTTCTGGTCCCTGGAATCCCCCGCGGCCGTGAGGTCCCACTGGGGCCCCTTCTCCGTGGCGACGAAGACGAACCAGCGGTGGGCGCCGATGGGCGGCGGGAGCAGAAGCCGCGCAGCCGCGATCGCGACCGGGCGCCTCAGCCTGGGCGTGAGCACGGACCCGTAGAGCGGGTGGGTGTACGGGGCGCTCTCCGGGGCCAGGAGCCGGGTCTGCCCGTGGACGAAGTCCAGGACCCGGACGCCGTGCTCCAGGTCGGCCACGAAGGCGAAGCCGCCGGCCTCCGCGATGCCCGTGAGCGTGCCGAAGCGGGCGCCTCCGAAGGTCGTGACGGGTTCGGCCGGGAGCCCCGGATGGAGCGCGGTCGGGGGGAGCTGGGGGGCGGGTGCCGGAGCGGCGGGGCCCGGGGTGCCCGCGAGGGTGACGGGCGCGGCGCTCCCGTCCGGAGGCATGGCCTTGATGGTGTGGGTGCCGTTGTCGCAGATGAGCAGCACCCCATTCGCCACAGCCATGGGGCCGGGATTGGCGAAGCGGTCGGGGCTGGCCCCGTGGTCCGGCAGCCGGTACGATCCGGCGAGGCGCTCCACCACGCCGCCCACGGCGGCGATGCGGCGCAGGGTGGCGTCCGGGCCTTCGGAGATGATCACGTCCCCCCCATGGGCGGCCAGGCCCTTCACGTTGCGCCACCGCCCTTCCCTGGGGGCGCCGCCCGTCCGGGAATCCCCGTATTCCGGGGCGGGATGGGCCTTCCCGGGGTCCCCCGCCACCACCTCCAGGGACCGCCTGGCCAGGGATATCGTCGCCACCTGGTCCGGGGACCCCGGCCGGTCCTGCGCGGTGAGGGTGTAGGCCTGCCGGCGGGTGACGGTCACGTCCGCCCCGCTGGCGCCCGGCGCGAGGGGCACCTCGGGATCCAGGTCCGGGGAGGAGGCGCGGGCGCCCCCGGCGAGCCTGGCCAGGAGGTTGCGCCTGAGCGACAGGCCCGAGGGCAGGCCCGCGAACGTCCAGGAGAGGTGCGTGGAGTCCTGGTCATGGGCCAGGGGGTTCACCGAGGCGGCCAGGGTCAGGCCTCCCAGGGGCACGAAGGGCACCACGGTGTAGGCCGTGGAAGGGGAAAGCGCCGAATCGTTGGATGTGCCGTCGGAAAGGATGGCGGTCACGGAGACGCTGAAGGCGTAGCTGCCCGGATGGGTGGCGACCCCCGAGATCCTGCCGGTGCCGGGATCCAGGTCCAGTCCCGGCGGGAGTCCGGGGATCCTGCCGGTGGCGGGATCCGGGCCCATCCCCGGGGTGAAGGGGGTCAGCAGGACGTACCGGTGGGAGACGGCCTCGGGATCGTCGTTGGCGATGGCCGGGTCCCGGCCGATGGGCAGGTTGTCGTCGAAGTGGAAGTCGTCGTAGCGAAGGGTCATCGCGGGGCCCGGGTCCACCTGATAGACCAGGTCCGCCGTGCCGGTGCGGTCCCAGTTGCGCGCGGTGATCCGGAAGGGGTAGGTGCCCGGGACCCGGGGCACGCCGCTGATGCCGCCGGTGGTCGTGTCGAAGTGGAGTCCGGGGGGCAGGTCGCCGGTCCGGGTGAAGACCAGGCCGAACAGAGGGGCCGCGTTGGCGACGGAGGGGACCTGTTCGGTGAGCCGCTCCCGGGTGCGGCAGACGATCACCCCCGTGCCCGGATAGGACAGGCCGAGCGCGGAACTGTCGGAAACGACCAGGCTCACGGGGTCGGTCTCCGCCTTGTTGCCGCCCCCGTCGACGACCTCGACGGAGATGGAGGCGATCTCCACCCGGTCGGGCGTCCCCGAGATCACGCCGGTGGCGGAGTCCCAGGCGAGTCCGCTGGGCAGGGCGCCACGGAGTTCGAACCGCGCGAGGGGCAGGACCGCGTGGGTCACGATGGGGCCGATGGCGGCGACCGGAACGCCTCGCTTCAACGTCCCGGAGGCGTAGGCGATGCGCAGGGCAGGCACCGCCGTTCCGCCGCCGGCGGCCGGCGTGCTCCCGGGCCCCGGCGCGGGCGTGCCGCCGGCCGGCGGGGGAGCCCCGCCTCCGGACGGAACCGGATCCGGGTCCGGCGGAACGGCGACGTTTCCGGTGAAGGTGGCGGACGCGTGGTCGCCAAGGAGGTTGGTGGCCACGCAGGTCAGCACGAAAGCGCCCGGCGCAGGTCCGGAGATGAAGGCCACGGCGGCCCCGGCGCCTCCGGAGAGGGTTCCCTGCGGCGCCAGGGTCCAGGCGTAGGTCTCCCCCGGGCGGCCGCCGTGCAGCAGTCCCGCCACCTGCGCGGTCGAGGGCGCCACGGTCGCCGGGGCCAGGATGGTGGGAACGGAGGGGGCGGCCACGACGGCACAGGTTTCCGCCGCCGTGCTGGTGGCCCCGGTGACGGGGTTCCGGGCGGTGCAGGCGAGGAGGACGTGGTCGGCCTGGGGCGTGAACGCCACCTGCGGCCCGTCCGCCGAGGCCAGGGCGGCGCCCAGGGCGGTCCAGGCGTAGGTCTGGCCGGGGACGGGGTCCACCACCTCGGCGGCGTGGGGTCCCGCTCCCGCCCGCACCCGGGCGGGGACCGCCAGCCTGGGCGGCTCGAGGGAATAGGGAACGGCGGTCAGGGTCAGGGCGGTGGGCGCGGACACGTCCCCGGCAAGGTTCGCGGCGCGGCACCGCAGCGTGAAGGGGCCGGGCCTGCGCACGGTGAAGGTGACCAGGGGGCCCGCGGCCGTGGCCCGGTCCTGGGCGAAGGAGCCCTGGGCCGGGTCCATCTCCCAGTCGTAGGTCACCCCGGCCTGCGGCTCGAGGACGAAGGCGCCCTGGGGGGCGCCGGCCACGGTGGTCTCCCCGGCCTTCAGCTGCGGGGGGTCGGGAGGATCCAGGATCATCAGGCCGGCGGTGGTGCTCATCAAACCGTCCTCGCAGGTGACCA from Geothrix sp. 21YS21S-2 includes these protein-coding regions:
- a CDS encoding SDR family NAD(P)-dependent oxidoreductase codes for the protein MRALVTGANRGIGLATARGLAALGLEVVLGCRDAAEGEAAAAGIPGSTFLPLDLADGASVAWALAALGPVDVLVNNAGVCPEGTALQVAPEVVRQAFEVHVFGPLALIRGLLPGMVARGYGRIVNLSSGWGSFGEGLTGPFAYAVSKAALDALTFSISHDLTGDVKINACCPGWVATRMGGPGATLTPEKGAGTPIWLATLPPDGPNGGFFRNRKPIPW
- a CDS encoding putative Ig domain-containing protein, producing MLPFALVRPSTFRFLPIALGLALAPACSQDGGYRHAAKQVSITVEPRTAEMTAGTELALGFTVRGTTDRHVRWRVMEPGGGEVSPGGVYKAPLQEGLFHVMVQSQVAPEAMDVAEARVHPLPVARSLKADPARIRAGASVVLTPEFTGGTGRILPGSVAVTSGSPVTVTPGADTTYTLVVTNALGATASAKTTVEVVPATHTLPDISAPAVARVGNLHVAWFNRANTDVEWSSGEVEFLGARTRPTAHVVLFRAKPGVSTYRLEVKARGVAGEAAAEARVFTFQGKVVRGSGLEPVLQADQAFLTRGKACKVRVNPARPGATYRWTVKNGTLSGSGPEVTVTAGDANHLLVTCEDGLMSTTAGLMILDPPDPPQLKAGETTVAGAPQGAFVLEPQAGVTYDWEMDPAQGSFAQDRATAAGPLVTFTVRRPGPFTLRCRAANLAGDVSAPTALTLTAVPYSLEPPRLAVPARVRAGAGPHAAEVVDPVPGQTYAWTALGAALASADGPQVAFTPQADHVLLACTARNPVTGATSTAAETCAVVAAPSVPTILAPATVAPSTAQVAGLLHGGRPGETYAWTLAPQGTLSGGAGAAVAFISGPAPGAFVLTCVATNLLGDHASATFTGNVAVPPDPDPVPSGGGAPPPAGGTPAPGPGSTPAAGGGTAVPALRIAYASGTLKRGVPVAAIGPIVTHAVLPLARFELRGALPSGLAWDSATGVISGTPDRVEIASISVEVVDGGGNKAETDPVSLVVSDSSALGLSYPGTGVIVCRTRERLTEQVPSVANAAPLFGLVFTRTGDLPPGLHFDTTTGGISGVPRVPGTYPFRITARNWDRTGTADLVYQVDPGPAMTLRYDDFHFDDNLPIGRDPAIANDDPEAVSHRYVLLTPFTPGMGPDPATGRIPGLPPGLDLDPGTGRISGVATHPGSYAFSVSVTAILSDGTSNDSALSPSTAYTVVPFVPLGGLTLAASVNPLAHDQDSTHLSWTFAGLPSGLSLRRNLLARLAGGARASSPDLDPEVPLAPGASGADVTVTRRQAYTLTAQDRPGSPDQVATISLARRSLEVVAGDPGKAHPAPEYGDSRTGGAPREGRWRNVKGLAAHGGDVIISEGPDATLRRIAAVGGVVERLAGSYRLPDHGASPDRFANPGPMAVANGVLLICDNGTHTIKAMPPDGSAAPVTLAGTPGPAAPAPAPQLPPTALHPGLPAEPVTTFGGARFGTLTGIAEAGGFAFVADLEHGVRVLDFVHGQTRLLAPESAPYTHPLYGSVLTPRLRRPVAIAAARLLLPPPIGAHRWFVFVATEKGPQWDLTAAGDSRDQNGVIQVLASDRDDPVNALWTLKPFAGRIKSGYEDGPGSSLESGARFRNPAGLLVANGELLVADRDNHCLRTVAIVPDGAGSVAAGQVGTVAGALARGRVNAGFQDDPEPLKARFNRPSQLAAGAAPGTFWVADQDEHMIRRVHLGLPGGVTSLGAPWTPTPEKPWADHLKGHEARFLGPRGIAVEQSTGDAYVVDAGNNCIRRVALRGLGSVPSGAVGTFAGSPKVKEAQLGPEPLAGARFKNPTEIAMDGSARMFVLEDGGSRIKMIDNGRVLNVLDPVRGGAGVHIAARGRGPLARTNPLDPPDAQAMVAFCSSPAAPAPTPRPGAAPAPLAEGAYAAYLAANPGGGPWRVTLCRITGTGPAPAFAMETVADGLPHGPQSLAIGRDNRVHVVLPDRDQDLCMIHTYREGAPGGPAWIPDGPPFAFGPGVAANVPGLAGRTAGGFPEIEAAAVDSRGNLFLADAANGAVWVLREGTRTFECAAGLPGVNHLTGAEPGQALASPLLAPRGLAVTPEDDLALSCGDAIVQVTAPLLPYREALPNPAWTTQAAHNPRAGGGAGASRGPSGTGSISQAEAIANTHFTKGLALVASHPAGALERLEKYLGMAEKHPEWKHFADAIKAALPLWAGLGDQAQTAGNADLALEHYRKYVKFGNVSRIPVDGPVMGRIRPLAADGLVRRGDLARLAGDVPTARECYEDFLRIPGMASDPRRVTVKSNLDALPK
- a CDS encoding pirin family protein; this encodes MIILRPANERGHFNFGWLDTHHSFSFGNYQDPAHEQFRALRVLNEDRVEPGQGFGAHGHRDMEILTWVLSGSLAHEDSTGGRHALPPGTAQRMTAGRGIRHSEFNGSDTEPVHFLQIWVLPERAGLAPGYEEKAFPAETRLNRFALLASRGGREGSLHWNQDVDLWTAVLEPGASLELALRPGRAAWVQVAGGSLDLDGVAMAAGDGAGVTEAPGLRLTGKERAEVLVFDLA
- a CDS encoding universal stress protein, whose amino-acid sequence is MINRVIVGVDFSDASRAALGKASAWARTFGAPLVAVHVLQPPAPMLPEAQIALPDPAWLQSMEAHAKDHLGQWVADLPGTALEVKWGSPAEELVALADADSLLVVAQVGHSGIERLLFGSTAARVVKHAPCDVLVVRQGKVR